One Takifugu rubripes chromosome 2, fTakRub1.2, whole genome shotgun sequence genomic region harbors:
- the LOC101067662 gene encoding protein jagged-2-like isoform X3, whose product MWDIVQRARRFSLVCLLLALQAEVSRSTGYFELQLVSVENPGGQLLSGDCCDAERSAAEGPCGADECDTYFKFKSGQKSGGNRNEAGKILIRFQFAWPRAFTVIVEAWDRDNGTHSNGEELLIQRSIYKGMINPGEEKQTVASQSPGARLEYTIRVRCDEHYYGPKCNKVCRPRDDYFGHYVCDHLGDRECMEGWTNLSTSCKTAVCRQGCSPEHGTCATPGECSCNYGWQGALCDECLPYPGCVHGTCGVPWECICEKNWGGLLCDKDLNYCGTNRPCRNGGTCMNTEPDEYNCACPDGYSGKNCQIAEHACASNPCANGGTCHEVPSGFECHCPPGWSGPTCAKDTDECASGPCLQGGTCIDMVNGFDCICPPQWAGKTCQIDINECLDRPCLNSYSCKNLIGGFHCSCFPGWAGRNCELSVNSCHGQCQNGGSCKDSPRGHQCVCPPGFVGRHCELRRNSCSGAPCRNGGRCLPLPDGFICECPPSFSGTTCEVQKHPCTPNPCRNAASCRGLTGDFHCSCPDDYEGKTCSELKDHCKTHRCRVIDSCTVAVAPNDTQKGAWHISSNVCGPHGRCISRPAGNFSCSCEAGFTGIYCHENINDCASSPCRNGGTCIDGINAFQCVCPDGWEGRLCDADVNECGRNPCQNGARCVDLVNDFYCDCVDNWKGKTCHSRVSQCDPATCRNGGTCYDHGDSFLCSCPSGWGGRTCNTAKNSTCDSGPCENGGTCVGSGDAFTCVCKDGWEGPTCTQNVDDCNPHPCYNGGLCVDGVNWFRCECAPGFAGPDCRINIDECQSSPCADGSTCLDEINGFRCVCPPGHAGPRCQDFIGLGKSCHHAGLQFPHGGRWDEECNTCRCADGNVRCSKVRCGRRPCRLQAPPSPADATAPSCPGGHECIQHPFLTCFTPPCHQWGVCSTPDPPAPLNTQCEPNSGYLDDSCARITLIFKKDKVPKGTTVENVCSELRYLPVTHTLADERALLILCDLSYANSDAVEVAMSFEEDSLSGDGDRGRIQKAASAIINALSKRHNSTVMLAVVEVKVETQVESPPIGYLVPVLGVVFSLLWIACIIVCVLWTRKRKKERERAARSDDMTVNNQLEPLRSNAAKDNRDRDLQYECRKLMGGADRTGDGAEGVEEAELEGELDEDEEKRVGLGEKCPPLKSSVAAGQDRGAATRAGLICTSRRGPVKAPHRTPYSPKDNRCKNLNAAKLSEDIRDHYV is encoded by the exons ATGTGGGATATTGTGCAGAGAGCGCGGCGCTTCTCACTGGTGTGTCTCCTCCTGGCGCTGCAGGCTGAG GTGTCCCGGTCCACCGGAtactttgagctgcagctggtcTCGGTAGAGAACCCCGGAGGACAGCTGCTGAGCGGGGACTGCTGCGACGCGGAGAGGAGCGCGGCCGAGGGCCCCTGCGGCGCGGACGAGTGCGACACCTACTTCAAG TTCAAGAGCGGCCAGAAAAGCGGAGGCAACCGCAACGAGGCCGGAAAGATCCTCATACGATTCCAGTTCGCGTGGCCG AGAGCGTTCACCGTCATCGTGGAGGCGTGGGATCGAGACAACGGCACCCACAGCAATG GCGAAGAGCTGCTGATCCAGCGCAGCATCTACAAAGGGATGATCAACCCCGGCGAGGAGAAGCAGACGGTGGCGTCCCAGAGCCCCGGCGCCAGGCTGGAGTACACCATCAGGGTGCGCTGTGACGAGCACTACTACGGCCCCAAGTGCAACAAGGTGTGCCGCCCGCGGGACGACTACTTCGGCCACTACGTGTGCGACCACCTGGGGGACCGGGAGTGCATGGAGGGCTGGACCAACCTGAGCACGAGCTGCAAGACAG CCGTCTGCAGGCAGGGATGCAGCCCGGAACACGGGACCTGCGCCACGCCGGGGGAGTGCAG CTGTAACTACGGCTGGCAGGGCGCCCTCTGCGACGAGTGCTTGCCGTACCCGGGGTGCGTGCACGGGACCTGCGGCGTGCCGTGGGAGTGCATCTGCGAGAAGAACTGGGGAGGACTGCTCTGCGACAAAG ATCTCAACTACTGCGGAACCAACCGGCCCTGCAGGAACGGAGGGACGTGCATGAACACGGAGCCGGACGAGTACAACTGCGCCTGTCCGGACGGCTACTCCGGCAAGAACTGCCAGATCG CCGAACACGCCTGCGCGTCCAATCCCTGCGCCAACGGGGGGACGTGTCACGAAGTCCCATCCGGCTTTGAGTGCCACTGCCCGCCGGGCTGGTCCGGGCCCACCTGCGCCAAAG ACACCGACGAATGTGCGTCCGGCCCCTGCCTCCAGGGCGGCACCTGCATCGACATGGTCAACGGCTTCGATTGCATCTGCCCCCCTCAGTGGGCCGGCAAGACCTGCCAGATAG ACATTAATGAGTGTCTGGACAGGCCTTGCCTCAATTCTTACTCTTGCAAAAACTTGATTGGTGGATTTCACTGTTCCTGCTTCCCTGGATGGGCGGGTCGGAACTGTGAGCTCA GCGTGAACAGCTGCCACGGTCAGTGCCAGAACGGAGGAAGCTGCAAG GACTCGCCCAGAGGACACCAGTGCGTCTGCCCGCCGGGGTTTGTGGGTCGGCACTGCGAGCTGCGGAGGAACAGCTGCTCCGGCGCTCCGTGTCGGAACGGCGGGCGCTGCCTCCCCCTGCCGGACGGCTTCATCTGCGAATGTCCGCCGAGCTTCTCCGGAACCACCTGCGAG GTCCAGAAGCACCCGTGCACCCCCAACCCGTGCCGGAACGCGGCGAGCTGCCGCGGCCTGACGGGCGATTTCCACTGCAGCTGCCCCGACGACTACGAGGGGAAAACCTGCTCGGAGCTGAAGGACCACTGCAAGACCCACCGGTGCAGAG TGATCGACAGCTGCACTGTCGCCGTGGCGCCCAACGACACCCAGAAGGGGGCGTGGCACATCTCCTCCAACGTGTGCGGCCCCCACGGACGCTGCATCAGCCGGCCCGCCGGGAACTTCAGCTGCTCGTGCGAGGCGGGATTCACCGGGATCTACTGCCACGAGA ACATTAACGACTGCGCGTCCTCGCCGTGTCGGAATGGCGGCACCTGCATCGACGGGATCAACGCCTTCCAGTGCGTCTGTCCTGACGGGTGGGAGGGGCGGCTGTGCGACGCAG ACGTGAACGAGTGCGGCCGGAACCCCTGTCAGAACGGCGCCCGCTGCGTCGACCTGGTGAACGACTTTTACTGCGACTGCGTGGACAACTGGAAGGGGAAGACCTGCCACTCCC GTGTGAGCCAGTGCGACCCCGCGACCTGCAGGAACGGCGGCACGTGCTACGACCACGGAGACTCCTTCCTGTGCAGCTGCCCGTCAGGCTGGGGGGGCCGGACCTGCAACACGG CCAAGAACAGCACATGTGACTCGGGTCCCTGCGAGAACGGGGGAACGTGCGTCGGCAGCGGCGACGCTTTCACCTGCGTCTGCAAGGACGGGTGGGAGGGGCCAACGTGCACCCAGA ATGTTGACGACTGTAACCCTCATCCCTG CTACAACGGCGGCCTCTGCGTGGACGGCGTGAACTGGTTCCGCTGCGAGTGCGCGCCCGGCTTCGCCGGACCCGACTGCCGCATCA ACATCGACGAGTGTCAGTCGTCCCCGTGCGCCGACGGCTCCACCTGCCTGGACGAGATCAACGGCTTCCGCTGCGTCTGCCCGCCGGGCCACGCCGGCCCGCGCTGCCAGGACT TCATCGGACTCGGGAAATCGTGTCATCACGCCGGCCTCCAGTTCCCCCACGGCGGCCGCTGGGACGAGGAGTGCAACACGTGCCGGTGCGCCGACGGGAACGTCCGCTGCTCCAAG GTGAGATGTGGGCGTCGGCCCTGCCGCCTCcaggctcctccctctcccGCAGACGCCACAGCGCCCTCCTGCCCCGGAGGCCACGAGTGCATCCAGCATCCGTTCCTCACCTGCTTCACGCCGCCGTGCCACCAGTGGGGGGTGTGCTCCACGCCGGACCCCCCGGCGCCCCTGAACACCCAGTGTGAGCCCAACAGCGGTTACCTTGACGACAGCTGCGCTCGGATCACGCTCATCTTCAAAAAGGACAAAGTCCCAAAG GGAACGACGGTGGAGAACGTCTGTTCCGAGCTCAGGTATCTCCCCGTGACTCACACGCTGGCGGACGAGCGAGCGTTGCTCATCCTCTGCGATCTGTCCTACGCCAACAGCGACGCGGTggaggttgccatg TCCTTCGAGGAGGACAGTCTGTCCGGCGACGGCGACCGTGGGCGGATCCAGAAGGCGGCGAGCGCCATCATCAACGCTCTGTCCAAGCGCCACAACAGCACGGTCATGTTGGCCGTGGTGGAGGTCAAAGTGGAGACGCAGGTGGAGTCCCCGCCCATCG GCTACCTGGTCCCGGTCCTGGGCGTGGTCTTCAGTCTCCTCTGGATCGCCTGCATCATCGTTTGCGTCCTTTGGACccggaagaggaagaaagaacgCGAGAGGGCGGCGCGATCGGACGACATGACGGTCAACAACCAGCTGGAGCCGCTGCGGAGCAACGCCGCCAAGGACAACCGCGACAGGGACCTTCAGTACGAATGCAGGAAGCTGATGGGCGGGGCCGACAGGACGGGCGACGGCGCCGAGGgcgtggaggaggcggagctggaggGGGAGCTCGATGAAGACGAGGAGAAGAGGGTGGGCCTTGGCGAGAAGTGCCCACCGCTGAAGAGCTCCGTGGCGGCGGGGCAGGACAGGGGGGCGGCGACCAGGGCGGGGCTCATCTGTACCTCGCGCCGCGGCCCGGTGAAGGCGCCGCACCGGACGCCGTACAGCCCGAAAGATAACCGCTGTAAAAACTTAAACGCCGCCAAGCTGAGCGAGGACATTAGAGACCACTACGTGTGA
- the LOC101067662 gene encoding protein jagged-2-like isoform X5: MINPGEEKQTVASQSPGARLEYTIRVRCDEHYYGPKCNKVCRPRDDYFGHYVCDHLGDRECMEGWTNLSTSCKTAVCRQGCSPEHGTCATPGECSCNYGWQGALCDECLPYPGCVHGTCGVPWECICEKNWGGLLCDKDLNYCGTNRPCRNGGTCMNTEPDEYNCACPDGYSGKNCQIAEHACASNPCANGGTCHEVPSGFECHCPPGWSGPTCAKDTDECASGPCLQGGTCIDMVNGFDCICPPQWAGKTCQIDINECLDRPCLNSYSCKNLIGGFHCSCFPGWAGRNCELSVNSCHGQCQNGGSCKDSPRGHQCVCPPGFVGRHCELRRNSCSGAPCRNGGRCLPLPDGFICECPPSFSGTTCEVQKHPCTPNPCRNAASCRGLTGDFHCSCPDDYEGKTCSELKDHCKTHRCRVIDSCTVAVAPNDTQKGAWHISSNVCGPHGRCISRPAGNFSCSCEAGFTGIYCHENINDCASSPCRNGGTCIDGINAFQCVCPDGWEGRLCDADVNECGRNPCQNGARCVDLVNDFYCDCVDNWKGKTCHSRVSQCDPATCRNGGTCYDHGDSFLCSCPSGWGGRTCNTAKNSTCDSGPCENGGTCVGSGDAFTCVCKDGWEGPTCTQNVDDCNPHPCYNGGLCVDGVNWFRCECAPGFAGPDCRINIDECQSSPCADGSTCLDEINGFRCVCPPGHAGPRCQDFIGLGKSCHHAGLQFPHGGRWDEECNTCRCADGNVRCSKVRCGRRPCRLQAPPSPADATAPSCPGGHECIQHPFLTCFTPPCHQWGVCSTPDPPAPLNTQCEPNSGYLDDSCARITLIFKKDKVPKGTTVENVCSELRYLPVTHTLADERALLILCDLSYANSDAVEVAMSFEEDSLSGDGDRGRIQKAASAIINALSKRHNSTVMLAVVEVKVETQVESPPIGYLVPVLGVVFSLLWIACIIVCVLWTRKRKKERERAARSDDMTVNNQLEPLRSNAAKDNRDRDLQYECRKLMGGADRTGDGAEGVEEAELEGELDEDEEKRVGLGEKCPPLKSSVAAGQDRGAATRAGLICTSRRGPVKAPHRTPYSPKDNRCKNLNAAKLSEDIRDHYV, from the exons ATGATCAACCCCGGCGAGGAGAAGCAGACGGTGGCGTCCCAGAGCCCCGGCGCCAGGCTGGAGTACACCATCAGGGTGCGCTGTGACGAGCACTACTACGGCCCCAAGTGCAACAAGGTGTGCCGCCCGCGGGACGACTACTTCGGCCACTACGTGTGCGACCACCTGGGGGACCGGGAGTGCATGGAGGGCTGGACCAACCTGAGCACGAGCTGCAAGACAG CCGTCTGCAGGCAGGGATGCAGCCCGGAACACGGGACCTGCGCCACGCCGGGGGAGTGCAG CTGTAACTACGGCTGGCAGGGCGCCCTCTGCGACGAGTGCTTGCCGTACCCGGGGTGCGTGCACGGGACCTGCGGCGTGCCGTGGGAGTGCATCTGCGAGAAGAACTGGGGAGGACTGCTCTGCGACAAAG ATCTCAACTACTGCGGAACCAACCGGCCCTGCAGGAACGGAGGGACGTGCATGAACACGGAGCCGGACGAGTACAACTGCGCCTGTCCGGACGGCTACTCCGGCAAGAACTGCCAGATCG CCGAACACGCCTGCGCGTCCAATCCCTGCGCCAACGGGGGGACGTGTCACGAAGTCCCATCCGGCTTTGAGTGCCACTGCCCGCCGGGCTGGTCCGGGCCCACCTGCGCCAAAG ACACCGACGAATGTGCGTCCGGCCCCTGCCTCCAGGGCGGCACCTGCATCGACATGGTCAACGGCTTCGATTGCATCTGCCCCCCTCAGTGGGCCGGCAAGACCTGCCAGATAG ACATTAATGAGTGTCTGGACAGGCCTTGCCTCAATTCTTACTCTTGCAAAAACTTGATTGGTGGATTTCACTGTTCCTGCTTCCCTGGATGGGCGGGTCGGAACTGTGAGCTCA GCGTGAACAGCTGCCACGGTCAGTGCCAGAACGGAGGAAGCTGCAAG GACTCGCCCAGAGGACACCAGTGCGTCTGCCCGCCGGGGTTTGTGGGTCGGCACTGCGAGCTGCGGAGGAACAGCTGCTCCGGCGCTCCGTGTCGGAACGGCGGGCGCTGCCTCCCCCTGCCGGACGGCTTCATCTGCGAATGTCCGCCGAGCTTCTCCGGAACCACCTGCGAG GTCCAGAAGCACCCGTGCACCCCCAACCCGTGCCGGAACGCGGCGAGCTGCCGCGGCCTGACGGGCGATTTCCACTGCAGCTGCCCCGACGACTACGAGGGGAAAACCTGCTCGGAGCTGAAGGACCACTGCAAGACCCACCGGTGCAGAG TGATCGACAGCTGCACTGTCGCCGTGGCGCCCAACGACACCCAGAAGGGGGCGTGGCACATCTCCTCCAACGTGTGCGGCCCCCACGGACGCTGCATCAGCCGGCCCGCCGGGAACTTCAGCTGCTCGTGCGAGGCGGGATTCACCGGGATCTACTGCCACGAGA ACATTAACGACTGCGCGTCCTCGCCGTGTCGGAATGGCGGCACCTGCATCGACGGGATCAACGCCTTCCAGTGCGTCTGTCCTGACGGGTGGGAGGGGCGGCTGTGCGACGCAG ACGTGAACGAGTGCGGCCGGAACCCCTGTCAGAACGGCGCCCGCTGCGTCGACCTGGTGAACGACTTTTACTGCGACTGCGTGGACAACTGGAAGGGGAAGACCTGCCACTCCC GTGTGAGCCAGTGCGACCCCGCGACCTGCAGGAACGGCGGCACGTGCTACGACCACGGAGACTCCTTCCTGTGCAGCTGCCCGTCAGGCTGGGGGGGCCGGACCTGCAACACGG CCAAGAACAGCACATGTGACTCGGGTCCCTGCGAGAACGGGGGAACGTGCGTCGGCAGCGGCGACGCTTTCACCTGCGTCTGCAAGGACGGGTGGGAGGGGCCAACGTGCACCCAGA ATGTTGACGACTGTAACCCTCATCCCTG CTACAACGGCGGCCTCTGCGTGGACGGCGTGAACTGGTTCCGCTGCGAGTGCGCGCCCGGCTTCGCCGGACCCGACTGCCGCATCA ACATCGACGAGTGTCAGTCGTCCCCGTGCGCCGACGGCTCCACCTGCCTGGACGAGATCAACGGCTTCCGCTGCGTCTGCCCGCCGGGCCACGCCGGCCCGCGCTGCCAGGACT TCATCGGACTCGGGAAATCGTGTCATCACGCCGGCCTCCAGTTCCCCCACGGCGGCCGCTGGGACGAGGAGTGCAACACGTGCCGGTGCGCCGACGGGAACGTCCGCTGCTCCAAG GTGAGATGTGGGCGTCGGCCCTGCCGCCTCcaggctcctccctctcccGCAGACGCCACAGCGCCCTCCTGCCCCGGAGGCCACGAGTGCATCCAGCATCCGTTCCTCACCTGCTTCACGCCGCCGTGCCACCAGTGGGGGGTGTGCTCCACGCCGGACCCCCCGGCGCCCCTGAACACCCAGTGTGAGCCCAACAGCGGTTACCTTGACGACAGCTGCGCTCGGATCACGCTCATCTTCAAAAAGGACAAAGTCCCAAAG GGAACGACGGTGGAGAACGTCTGTTCCGAGCTCAGGTATCTCCCCGTGACTCACACGCTGGCGGACGAGCGAGCGTTGCTCATCCTCTGCGATCTGTCCTACGCCAACAGCGACGCGGTggaggttgccatg TCCTTCGAGGAGGACAGTCTGTCCGGCGACGGCGACCGTGGGCGGATCCAGAAGGCGGCGAGCGCCATCATCAACGCTCTGTCCAAGCGCCACAACAGCACGGTCATGTTGGCCGTGGTGGAGGTCAAAGTGGAGACGCAGGTGGAGTCCCCGCCCATCG GCTACCTGGTCCCGGTCCTGGGCGTGGTCTTCAGTCTCCTCTGGATCGCCTGCATCATCGTTTGCGTCCTTTGGACccggaagaggaagaaagaacgCGAGAGGGCGGCGCGATCGGACGACATGACGGTCAACAACCAGCTGGAGCCGCTGCGGAGCAACGCCGCCAAGGACAACCGCGACAGGGACCTTCAGTACGAATGCAGGAAGCTGATGGGCGGGGCCGACAGGACGGGCGACGGCGCCGAGGgcgtggaggaggcggagctggaggGGGAGCTCGATGAAGACGAGGAGAAGAGGGTGGGCCTTGGCGAGAAGTGCCCACCGCTGAAGAGCTCCGTGGCGGCGGGGCAGGACAGGGGGGCGGCGACCAGGGCGGGGCTCATCTGTACCTCGCGCCGCGGCCCGGTGAAGGCGCCGCACCGGACGCCGTACAGCCCGAAAGATAACCGCTGTAAAAACTTAAACGCCGCCAAGCTGAGCGAGGACATTAGAGACCACTACGTGTGA
- the LOC101067662 gene encoding protein jagged-2-like isoform X4: protein MWDIVQRARRFSLVCLLLALQAEVSRSTGYFELQLVSVENPGGQLLSGDCCDAERSAAEGPCGADECDTYFKVCLKEYQTEVVTRGTCTYGSETTKVIGGNTFQFKSGQKSGGNRNEAGKILIRFQFAWPRAFTVIVEAWDRDNGTHSNGEELLIQRSIYKGMINPGEEKQTVASQSPGARLEYTIRVRCDEHYYGPKCNKVCRPRDDYFGHYVCDHLGDRECMEGWTNLSTSCKTAVCRQGCSPEHGTCATPGECSCNYGWQGALCDECLPYPGCVHGTCGVPWECICEKNWGGLLCDKDLNYCGTNRPCRNGGTCMNTEPDEYNCACPDGYSGKNCQIAEHACASNPCANGGTCHEVPSGFECHCPPGWSGPTCAKDTDECASGPCLQGGTCIDMVNGFDCICPPQWAGKTCQIGVNSCHGQCQNGGSCKDSPRGHQCVCPPGFVGRHCELRRNSCSGAPCRNGGRCLPLPDGFICECPPSFSGTTCEVQKHPCTPNPCRNAASCRGLTGDFHCSCPDDYEGKTCSELKDHCKTHRCRVIDSCTVAVAPNDTQKGAWHISSNVCGPHGRCISRPAGNFSCSCEAGFTGIYCHENINDCASSPCRNGGTCIDGINAFQCVCPDGWEGRLCDADVNECGRNPCQNGARCVDLVNDFYCDCVDNWKGKTCHSRVSQCDPATCRNGGTCYDHGDSFLCSCPSGWGGRTCNTAKNSTCDSGPCENGGTCVGSGDAFTCVCKDGWEGPTCTQNVDDCNPHPCYNGGLCVDGVNWFRCECAPGFAGPDCRINIDECQSSPCADGSTCLDEINGFRCVCPPGHAGPRCQDFIGLGKSCHHAGLQFPHGGRWDEECNTCRCADGNVRCSKVRCGRRPCRLQAPPSPADATAPSCPGGHECIQHPFLTCFTPPCHQWGVCSTPDPPAPLNTQCEPNSGYLDDSCARITLIFKKDKVPKGTTVENVCSELRYLPVTHTLADERALLILCDLSYANSDAVEVAMSFEEDSLSGDGDRGRIQKAASAIINALSKRHNSTVMLAVVEVKVETQVESPPIGYLVPVLGVVFSLLWIACIIVCVLWTRKRKKERERAARSDDMTVNNQLEPLRSNAAKDNRDRDLQYECRKLMGGADRTGDGAEGVEEAELEGELDEDEEKRVGLGEKCPPLKSSVAAGQDRGAATRAGLICTSRRGPVKAPHRTPYSPKDNRCKNLNAAKLSEDIRDHYV from the exons ATGTGGGATATTGTGCAGAGAGCGCGGCGCTTCTCACTGGTGTGTCTCCTCCTGGCGCTGCAGGCTGAG GTGTCCCGGTCCACCGGAtactttgagctgcagctggtcTCGGTAGAGAACCCCGGAGGACAGCTGCTGAGCGGGGACTGCTGCGACGCGGAGAGGAGCGCGGCCGAGGGCCCCTGCGGCGCGGACGAGTGCGACACCTACTTCAAGGTGTGCTTAAAGGAATACCAAACGGAGGTGGTGACCCGAGGGACGTGCACCTACGGCTCGGAAACTACTAAAGTTATCGGTGGGAATACTTTTCAGTTCAAGAGCGGCCAGAAAAGCGGAGGCAACCGCAACGAGGCCGGAAAGATCCTCATACGATTCCAGTTCGCGTGGCCG AGAGCGTTCACCGTCATCGTGGAGGCGTGGGATCGAGACAACGGCACCCACAGCAATG GCGAAGAGCTGCTGATCCAGCGCAGCATCTACAAAGGGATGATCAACCCCGGCGAGGAGAAGCAGACGGTGGCGTCCCAGAGCCCCGGCGCCAGGCTGGAGTACACCATCAGGGTGCGCTGTGACGAGCACTACTACGGCCCCAAGTGCAACAAGGTGTGCCGCCCGCGGGACGACTACTTCGGCCACTACGTGTGCGACCACCTGGGGGACCGGGAGTGCATGGAGGGCTGGACCAACCTGAGCACGAGCTGCAAGACAG CCGTCTGCAGGCAGGGATGCAGCCCGGAACACGGGACCTGCGCCACGCCGGGGGAGTGCAG CTGTAACTACGGCTGGCAGGGCGCCCTCTGCGACGAGTGCTTGCCGTACCCGGGGTGCGTGCACGGGACCTGCGGCGTGCCGTGGGAGTGCATCTGCGAGAAGAACTGGGGAGGACTGCTCTGCGACAAAG ATCTCAACTACTGCGGAACCAACCGGCCCTGCAGGAACGGAGGGACGTGCATGAACACGGAGCCGGACGAGTACAACTGCGCCTGTCCGGACGGCTACTCCGGCAAGAACTGCCAGATCG CCGAACACGCCTGCGCGTCCAATCCCTGCGCCAACGGGGGGACGTGTCACGAAGTCCCATCCGGCTTTGAGTGCCACTGCCCGCCGGGCTGGTCCGGGCCCACCTGCGCCAAAG ACACCGACGAATGTGCGTCCGGCCCCTGCCTCCAGGGCGGCACCTGCATCGACATGGTCAACGGCTTCGATTGCATCTGCCCCCCTCAGTGGGCCGGCAAGACCTGCCAGATAG GCGTGAACAGCTGCCACGGTCAGTGCCAGAACGGAGGAAGCTGCAAG GACTCGCCCAGAGGACACCAGTGCGTCTGCCCGCCGGGGTTTGTGGGTCGGCACTGCGAGCTGCGGAGGAACAGCTGCTCCGGCGCTCCGTGTCGGAACGGCGGGCGCTGCCTCCCCCTGCCGGACGGCTTCATCTGCGAATGTCCGCCGAGCTTCTCCGGAACCACCTGCGAG GTCCAGAAGCACCCGTGCACCCCCAACCCGTGCCGGAACGCGGCGAGCTGCCGCGGCCTGACGGGCGATTTCCACTGCAGCTGCCCCGACGACTACGAGGGGAAAACCTGCTCGGAGCTGAAGGACCACTGCAAGACCCACCGGTGCAGAG TGATCGACAGCTGCACTGTCGCCGTGGCGCCCAACGACACCCAGAAGGGGGCGTGGCACATCTCCTCCAACGTGTGCGGCCCCCACGGACGCTGCATCAGCCGGCCCGCCGGGAACTTCAGCTGCTCGTGCGAGGCGGGATTCACCGGGATCTACTGCCACGAGA ACATTAACGACTGCGCGTCCTCGCCGTGTCGGAATGGCGGCACCTGCATCGACGGGATCAACGCCTTCCAGTGCGTCTGTCCTGACGGGTGGGAGGGGCGGCTGTGCGACGCAG ACGTGAACGAGTGCGGCCGGAACCCCTGTCAGAACGGCGCCCGCTGCGTCGACCTGGTGAACGACTTTTACTGCGACTGCGTGGACAACTGGAAGGGGAAGACCTGCCACTCCC GTGTGAGCCAGTGCGACCCCGCGACCTGCAGGAACGGCGGCACGTGCTACGACCACGGAGACTCCTTCCTGTGCAGCTGCCCGTCAGGCTGGGGGGGCCGGACCTGCAACACGG CCAAGAACAGCACATGTGACTCGGGTCCCTGCGAGAACGGGGGAACGTGCGTCGGCAGCGGCGACGCTTTCACCTGCGTCTGCAAGGACGGGTGGGAGGGGCCAACGTGCACCCAGA ATGTTGACGACTGTAACCCTCATCCCTG CTACAACGGCGGCCTCTGCGTGGACGGCGTGAACTGGTTCCGCTGCGAGTGCGCGCCCGGCTTCGCCGGACCCGACTGCCGCATCA ACATCGACGAGTGTCAGTCGTCCCCGTGCGCCGACGGCTCCACCTGCCTGGACGAGATCAACGGCTTCCGCTGCGTCTGCCCGCCGGGCCACGCCGGCCCGCGCTGCCAGGACT TCATCGGACTCGGGAAATCGTGTCATCACGCCGGCCTCCAGTTCCCCCACGGCGGCCGCTGGGACGAGGAGTGCAACACGTGCCGGTGCGCCGACGGGAACGTCCGCTGCTCCAAG GTGAGATGTGGGCGTCGGCCCTGCCGCCTCcaggctcctccctctcccGCAGACGCCACAGCGCCCTCCTGCCCCGGAGGCCACGAGTGCATCCAGCATCCGTTCCTCACCTGCTTCACGCCGCCGTGCCACCAGTGGGGGGTGTGCTCCACGCCGGACCCCCCGGCGCCCCTGAACACCCAGTGTGAGCCCAACAGCGGTTACCTTGACGACAGCTGCGCTCGGATCACGCTCATCTTCAAAAAGGACAAAGTCCCAAAG GGAACGACGGTGGAGAACGTCTGTTCCGAGCTCAGGTATCTCCCCGTGACTCACACGCTGGCGGACGAGCGAGCGTTGCTCATCCTCTGCGATCTGTCCTACGCCAACAGCGACGCGGTggaggttgccatg TCCTTCGAGGAGGACAGTCTGTCCGGCGACGGCGACCGTGGGCGGATCCAGAAGGCGGCGAGCGCCATCATCAACGCTCTGTCCAAGCGCCACAACAGCACGGTCATGTTGGCCGTGGTGGAGGTCAAAGTGGAGACGCAGGTGGAGTCCCCGCCCATCG GCTACCTGGTCCCGGTCCTGGGCGTGGTCTTCAGTCTCCTCTGGATCGCCTGCATCATCGTTTGCGTCCTTTGGACccggaagaggaagaaagaacgCGAGAGGGCGGCGCGATCGGACGACATGACGGTCAACAACCAGCTGGAGCCGCTGCGGAGCAACGCCGCCAAGGACAACCGCGACAGGGACCTTCAGTACGAATGCAGGAAGCTGATGGGCGGGGCCGACAGGACGGGCGACGGCGCCGAGGgcgtggaggaggcggagctggaggGGGAGCTCGATGAAGACGAGGAGAAGAGGGTGGGCCTTGGCGAGAAGTGCCCACCGCTGAAGAGCTCCGTGGCGGCGGGGCAGGACAGGGGGGCGGCGACCAGGGCGGGGCTCATCTGTACCTCGCGCCGCGGCCCGGTGAAGGCGCCGCACCGGACGCCGTACAGCCCGAAAGATAACCGCTGTAAAAACTTAAACGCCGCCAAGCTGAGCGAGGACATTAGAGACCACTACGTGTGA